One genomic segment of Novisyntrophococcus fermenticellae includes these proteins:
- a CDS encoding bifunctional 4-hydroxy-2-oxoglutarate aldolase/2-dehydro-3-deoxy-phosphogluconate aldolase, with the protein MSEILEQLSKFGVVPVVVLNDAKDAEPLAKALCEGGLPCAEVTFRTSAAEESIRTMSEKYPDMLVGAGTVLTTEQVDRAVGAGAKFIVSPGFDPEVVDYCLDRNILVLPGCVTPSEVAQGVKRGLKVLKFFPAEQYGGVSTIKAISAAYVGIKFMPTGGVSLKNLKDYLICDKIFACGGSWMVKGDMIEAGAFDKITEMTREAVSLVKEIR; encoded by the coding sequence ATGAGTGAAATTCTAGAACAACTTTCGAAGTTTGGTGTAGTACCGGTTGTTGTGTTAAATGATGCAAAAGATGCCGAGCCTCTTGCAAAGGCTCTCTGCGAAGGCGGTCTTCCCTGCGCAGAGGTAACTTTCCGCACGTCGGCTGCGGAGGAATCTATCCGCACGATGAGTGAGAAGTATCCCGATATGCTTGTAGGGGCAGGAACCGTGCTCACCACGGAGCAGGTCGACCGCGCAGTGGGAGCCGGAGCGAAGTTTATCGTAAGCCCCGGATTTGATCCTGAAGTCGTAGACTATTGTCTGGACAGGAATATTCTGGTTTTACCTGGATGCGTTACTCCTTCTGAGGTCGCACAAGGTGTAAAACGGGGATTGAAGGTGCTGAAATTCTTCCCTGCTGAGCAATATGGCGGAGTATCCACAATCAAGGCTATATCGGCAGCCTATGTGGGAATCAAATTCATGCCTACCGGAGGAGTCAGTCTTAAAAACCTGAAAGACTATTTAATCTGTGATAAAATCTTTGCATGCGGCGGCAGCTGGATGGTAAAAGGAGATATGATTGAGGCAGGGGCGTTTGATAAGATTACTGAGATGACAAGAGAAGCAGTTTCCCTTGTTAAAGAAATCAGGTAA
- a CDS encoding sugar kinase, with product MARVITFGEIMLRLVPEGYLRFVQADSYEATYGGGEANVAVSLANYGIDAAFVTKLPKHEIGQAAINSLRKYGVDTSWIVRGGDRVGIYYMEKGASQRPSKVIYDRAGSAIATAKNTDFDWKQIFEGVEWFHFTGITPALNDDAAAICLEACKAAKEAGVTVSCDLNYRNKLWSKEKAGQVMGELCKYVDVCIANEEDASDVFGIKAANTDVTAGTVNHEGYKAVAKQLAERFGFSKVAITLRESISANDNNWSAMLYDGNDYYFSKKYKMHIVDRVGGGDSFGGGLICACLNGYDAQATIEFAVAASCLKHSIEGDFNMVSMEEVQKLAGGDASGRVQR from the coding sequence ATGGCAAGAGTAATTACTTTTGGTGAAATTATGCTGAGACTTGTTCCGGAAGGCTATCTGCGTTTTGTGCAGGCAGATTCCTATGAGGCCACATACGGCGGCGGTGAGGCCAATGTTGCGGTATCTCTGGCGAACTATGGAATTGATGCAGCATTTGTTACAAAGCTTCCTAAGCATGAGATTGGCCAGGCTGCAATAAATTCTTTAAGAAAATATGGAGTGGATACATCATGGATTGTCCGCGGCGGCGATCGTGTAGGTATTTATTATATGGAGAAAGGTGCCTCCCAGAGACCTTCCAAGGTGATTTATGACCGTGCAGGGTCTGCAATTGCTACAGCGAAAAACACAGACTTTGACTGGAAGCAGATCTTTGAAGGTGTCGAGTGGTTTCATTTTACAGGCATTACCCCGGCGTTGAATGATGATGCGGCGGCAATTTGTCTGGAGGCTTGCAAAGCCGCCAAAGAAGCAGGTGTTACCGTCTCTTGTGATTTGAATTACAGAAATAAACTGTGGTCCAAAGAAAAGGCAGGTCAGGTGATGGGAGAGCTTTGTAAATATGTGGATGTCTGCATCGCAAATGAAGAGGATGCATCGGATGTATTCGGTATTAAGGCCGCCAATACAGATGTCACAGCCGGAACCGTAAATCACGAAGGCTATAAAGCCGTTGCAAAACAACTGGCTGAACGCTTTGGATTCTCAAAAGTTGCGATTACACTAAGGGAGTCGATTTCTGCAAATGACAACAACTGGTCTGCCATGTTATATGACGGAAATGATTATTATTTCAGTAAGAAATATAAGATGCATATCGTTGACCGCGTAGGCGGCGGTGACAGCTTCGGCGGCGGTCTGATCTGCGCCTGCCTGAATGGATATGATGCACAGGCAACCATAGAATTTGCAGTTGCGGCATCCTGTCTGAAACATTCCATCGAAGGGGACTTCAACATGGTATCCATGGAGGAAGTGCAAAAACTCGCCGGTGGAGATGCATCAGGACGGGTACAGAGATAA
- a CDS encoding dUTP diphosphatase: MKRIKIKYLNNQIERLRYIDGKSDWIDLRAAEEIKMKAGEFRLIPLGVAMELPKGYEAHVVPRSSTFKNFGIIQTNHCGVIDESYCGPEDWWCMPVYALKDTVIHRNDRICQFRIFEHQPTLFFEEAELTGENRGGIGSTGVQ; this comes from the coding sequence ATGAAGAGAATTAAGATAAAGTATCTGAATAATCAGATAGAACGATTAAGATATATTGATGGAAAATCAGATTGGATTGATCTGCGGGCAGCGGAAGAAATCAAGATGAAGGCAGGAGAGTTTCGTCTGATACCACTTGGGGTGGCGATGGAGCTGCCGAAAGGCTATGAAGCACACGTGGTTCCCAGAAGTTCTACATTCAAAAATTTTGGTATAATACAGACAAACCACTGTGGTGTAATAGATGAATCCTATTGCGGACCTGAAGACTGGTGGTGTATGCCTGTCTATGCATTAAAGGATACGGTGATACACAGGAATGACCGTATCTGCCAGTTCCGTATCTTTGAACACCAGCCGACCTTATTTTTTGAAGAGGCTGAACTCACAGGGGAGAACAGAGGCGGAATCGGGAGTACAGGAGTACAGTAA
- a CDS encoding DUF1292 domain-containing protein encodes MSEEENKDFNCEGDCTSCGSDCSSLDLDQPTVTLTLDDDTEITCAILTIYPVQDKQYIALLPLDEEGENESGEVYLYRYMENEGGQPSLDNIETDEEYEIAADAFDELMDAQEFEELDSEE; translated from the coding sequence ATGAGTGAAGAAGAAAACAAAGATTTTAACTGTGAGGGTGACTGTACTTCCTGCGGAAGTGACTGCAGCAGTCTGGATTTGGATCAGCCTACAGTAACGCTGACATTGGATGACGATACAGAAATAACCTGTGCAATTCTCACAATCTATCCTGTACAGGATAAGCAGTATATCGCCTTGCTTCCCCTGGATGAGGAAGGGGAGAATGAGAGCGGAGAAGTTTACCTGTACCGTTATATGGAGAATGAAGGCGGACAGCCTTCCCTCGATAATATCGAAACAGACGAAGAATACGAAATCGCTGCCGATGCTTTCGATGAATTGATGGATGCCCAGGAATTTGAGGAACTGGACAGCGAAGAGTAA
- the nagB gene encoding glucosamine-6-phosphate deaminase: MLRVLEGKDYNDMSRIAANMIFAQITLQPGCVLGLATGSTPIGTYNHLVECYKKGDLDFSQVTSVNLDEYRGLNGTNDQSYRYFMNEHLFHHVNIKPENTHVPDGTNPDAVKECGRYDQLIETLGGVDLQLLGLGNNGHIGFNEPDDNFEKGTHCVNLTESTIKANSRFFSSMEEVPTQAYTMGIGNILQAKKILLIVSGTAKADIVRETFTGPITPRVPASILQLHKDVILVGDKAALSKL; this comes from the coding sequence ATGCTTAGAGTTTTAGAAGGAAAAGATTACAATGATATGAGCCGGATTGCTGCCAATATGATCTTTGCTCAGATAACCCTGCAGCCCGGCTGTGTGCTTGGTCTTGCAACAGGCTCTACTCCGATTGGCACCTATAATCATTTGGTAGAATGCTATAAAAAAGGGGATTTGGACTTCTCTCAGGTAACATCGGTAAATCTGGATGAATACCGGGGACTGAATGGAACGAATGATCAAAGCTATCGTTATTTCATGAATGAACATCTGTTTCATCATGTCAATATCAAACCGGAAAATACACATGTGCCGGATGGAACAAATCCTGATGCGGTAAAAGAATGTGGACGTTATGATCAGCTGATTGAGACTCTGGGCGGGGTTGACCTGCAGCTCCTGGGACTTGGTAATAATGGGCATATCGGGTTTAACGAGCCAGATGACAATTTTGAAAAAGGTACCCACTGTGTGAATCTGACAGAAAGCACAATAAAAGCCAATTCCCGCTTCTTCAGCTCTATGGAGGAAGTTCCGACACAGGCCTATACGATGGGAATTGGCAATATCCTTCAGGCGAAAAAAATTCTGCTTATCGTCAGCGGAACGGCAAAGGCAGATATTGTCAGAGAAACATTTACAGGTCCCATAACCCCCCGGGTGCCGGCCTCTATTCTTCAGCTCCACAAGGATGTGATACTTGTAGGTGATAAAGCCGCTCTTTCCAAACTATAA
- a CDS encoding C40 family peptidase: MYRNKYALTLVIAIMWIVCGGQAVRAEVGSNLLTQTKSDTNEEHFAAANVSTKLNIRSLPGVEGDIVGKIHAFGLMEVKGYENGWCLVNSGEVAGYVSADYLYSPQETEHLIETVGMANLPVAEKVSPVRQQLIDFASQFIGNPYVWGGTSLTNGADCSGYVQSVYREFGVELPRVSAAQANVGNRISVESAQPGDLIFYEKGGSIYHVVINLGDGQVLNASCAKKGICISNLDYSHAVWAVDVLG; the protein is encoded by the coding sequence ATGTATCGGAACAAATATGCACTGACACTGGTAATCGCCATCATGTGGATTGTCTGCGGCGGACAGGCTGTACGGGCTGAAGTTGGAAGCAATCTGCTGACACAGACGAAATCCGATACGAATGAGGAACATTTTGCGGCAGCAAATGTAAGTACAAAACTCAATATCCGTTCACTTCCGGGCGTGGAGGGGGATATTGTGGGAAAAATACACGCTTTTGGACTGATGGAAGTCAAAGGCTATGAAAACGGCTGGTGCCTTGTAAATTCAGGAGAAGTGGCCGGCTATGTAAGCGCAGATTATCTGTATTCTCCTCAGGAGACAGAACATCTCATAGAAACTGTTGGAATGGCAAATCTCCCGGTGGCGGAGAAGGTATCCCCGGTGCGGCAGCAGTTGATTGATTTTGCAAGTCAGTTTATAGGAAATCCATATGTCTGGGGTGGTACAAGCCTTACGAACGGGGCAGACTGTTCCGGATATGTGCAAAGTGTATATAGAGAATTTGGCGTGGAACTGCCAAGAGTTTCCGCAGCACAGGCCAACGTTGGAAATCGGATTTCTGTAGAAAGTGCACAGCCTGGAGATTTAATTTTTTATGAAAAGGGCGGTTCTATCTATCATGTGGTCATCAATCTGGGAGATGGACAAGTTTTAAATGCCAGTTGTGCGAAGAAAGGGATCTGTATTTCAAATCTGGATTACAGTCACGCTGTATGGGCGGTGGATGTCCTTGGCTGA
- a CDS encoding polyribonucleotide nucleotidyltransferase — protein MYKSFSMDLAGRTLTVDVNRVGKQANGAAFMHYGDTVVLSTATASDKPREGIDFFPLSVEYEEKQYAVGKIPGGFNKREGKATEHAILTSRVIDRPMRPLFPKDYRNDVTLSNMIMSVDPVCNPEVVAMLGSAIATCISDIPFDGPCAMTQLGMIDGELIVNPTLAQKDISDLSLTVASTREKVIMIEAGANEIPEQKMIDAIFKAHEVNQKIIEFIDQIVSACGKEKHSYESCAIPEELFSAIKEIVPPVQMEEAVFTDEKQKREENIRNITGRLTEAFAENEEWLEVLDEAIYQYQKKTVRKMILKDHKRPDGRAIDQIRPLAAEIDLIPRVHGSAMFTRGQTQICTVTTLAPLSEAQKLDGLDEFETSKRYMHHYNFPSYSVGETKPSRGPGRREIGHGALAERALVPVLPTPEEFPYAIRTVSETFESNGSTSQASICASTMSLMAAGVPIKKSVAGISCGLVTGDSDDDYLVLTDIQGLEDFFGDMDFKVAGTHDGITAIQMDIKIHGLTRPIIEEAILKTKEAREYILNEVMEKTIAAPRKEVGQYAPKIIQIQIDPAKIGDVVGQRGKTINAIIEETGVKIDISDDGAVSICGTDKAAMDKAMDYIKTITTDFEAGQIFTGKVVSIKEFGAFLEFAPGKEGMVHISKIAKERINRVEDVLTLGDVVKVVCLGKDKMGRISFSIKDVPTEA, from the coding sequence ATGTATAAAAGTTTCAGTATGGATCTGGCAGGCAGAACCCTGACAGTTGATGTGAACCGAGTCGGAAAGCAGGCAAATGGTGCTGCATTTATGCATTATGGAGATACAGTGGTATTGTCGACCGCTACAGCATCCGATAAGCCCAGGGAAGGGATTGATTTCTTTCCGTTAAGTGTTGAATATGAAGAAAAACAATACGCAGTCGGGAAAATTCCGGGTGGCTTTAATAAGCGTGAAGGAAAAGCTACAGAGCATGCAATATTGACTTCACGTGTCATTGACCGTCCCATGCGTCCGTTGTTTCCCAAGGATTACAGAAATGATGTGACGCTGAGCAACATGATTATGTCCGTGGATCCTGTGTGTAATCCTGAGGTGGTGGCCATGCTTGGTTCCGCAATAGCGACCTGTATTTCAGACATACCGTTTGACGGTCCTTGTGCCATGACTCAGTTAGGTATGATTGATGGAGAACTAATTGTCAATCCGACGCTTGCGCAGAAGGATATCTCGGATTTATCCCTGACTGTTGCATCCACAAGAGAAAAGGTAATCATGATTGAGGCTGGTGCTAATGAAATTCCCGAACAGAAGATGATTGACGCAATCTTCAAGGCTCATGAAGTGAATCAGAAAATCATAGAATTTATTGATCAGATCGTTTCCGCGTGCGGAAAAGAAAAGCATTCCTATGAAAGCTGTGCGATTCCGGAAGAATTATTTTCCGCAATTAAAGAAATTGTACCTCCGGTTCAGATGGAGGAGGCTGTATTTACAGATGAAAAGCAGAAAAGAGAAGAAAACATCCGCAATATCACCGGGCGCCTGACAGAAGCATTTGCAGAGAATGAAGAATGGCTGGAAGTCCTTGACGAAGCGATTTATCAATATCAGAAGAAGACGGTCCGGAAGATGATATTAAAAGATCATAAACGTCCGGATGGCCGTGCGATTGATCAGATTCGTCCGCTGGCGGCCGAGATTGACCTGATTCCAAGAGTTCATGGTTCTGCTATGTTCACTCGTGGCCAGACACAGATTTGCACTGTTACTACGCTGGCACCGCTTTCAGAAGCTCAGAAGCTGGACGGACTCGATGAATTTGAAACATCCAAACGCTATATGCATCATTATAATTTTCCGTCTTACTCCGTAGGGGAGACAAAGCCGTCCCGTGGTCCGGGACGCCGTGAGATCGGACATGGTGCTCTGGCAGAGAGAGCTCTGGTTCCTGTTCTTCCGACGCCTGAGGAATTCCCATATGCAATCCGTACGGTTTCCGAGACCTTTGAGTCAAATGGATCTACTTCACAGGCAAGTATCTGTGCTTCCACGATGTCATTGATGGCTGCAGGCGTACCGATTAAGAAATCTGTTGCGGGCATCTCCTGCGGACTGGTTACCGGAGACAGCGATGATGATTATCTGGTACTGACCGATATTCAGGGTCTTGAAGATTTCTTTGGAGACATGGACTTTAAAGTTGCGGGAACGCATGATGGAATTACAGCGATTCAGATGGATATAAAGATTCACGGACTTACCAGGCCTATTATTGAAGAAGCTATCCTTAAAACAAAGGAAGCAAGAGAATATATCCTGAATGAAGTTATGGAAAAGACCATTGCCGCTCCGCGTAAGGAAGTTGGTCAATATGCACCTAAGATTATCCAGATTCAGATTGATCCGGCAAAAATCGGAGATGTAGTCGGACAGCGCGGAAAGACTATTAATGCGATTATTGAAGAAACCGGAGTAAAGATTGATATTTCAGATGATGGCGCAGTATCCATCTGTGGGACGGACAAAGCGGCCATGGATAAAGCCATGGACTATATTAAGACGATTACCACCGATTTTGAAGCCGGACAGATATTTACAGGTAAAGTTGTAAGTATTAAGGAATTTGGCGCATTCCTGGAATTTGCACCGGGAAAAGAAGGGATGGTTCACATCTCCAAGATAGCCAAGGAGCGTATTAATCGTGTGGAAGATGTATTGACGCTGGGCGATGTGGTCAAGGTTGTATGTCTTGGAAAAGACAAGATGGGAAGAATCAGTTTCAGCATCAAGGATGTACCGACAGAAGCATAA
- the rpsO gene encoding 30S ribosomal protein S15, translated as MISPEKKQAIMKEYARTEGDTGSPEVQVAVLTERINELTEHLKVHHKDHHSRRGLLKMVGQRRGLLDYLKNTDIERYRTLIARLGIRK; from the coding sequence ATGATTTCACCAGAAAAGAAGCAGGCAATTATGAAAGAGTACGCCAGGACAGAAGGTGACACAGGTTCACCGGAAGTACAGGTGGCAGTTCTGACAGAAAGAATTAATGAGCTCACAGAGCATCTGAAGGTTCATCACAAAGACCATCATTCCAGAAGAGGACTTTTGAAGATGGTTGGTCAGAGACGTGGTTTGCTTGACTATTTGAAGAACACTGATATTGAAAGATACCGTACATTGATTGCAAGATTAGGAATCAGAAAATAA
- the nrdG gene encoding anaerobic ribonucleoside-triphosphate reductase activating protein → MRYHNITKDDMKNGEGLRVVLWVSGCSHHCEGCQNPITWDPECGLNFDGEAKEEIFEQLQQDYISGITFSGGDPLFPGNREEVYLLSKAVKARYPDKTIWLYTGYLWEEIQHEPIINYLDVVVDGRYMESERNVTLPWKGSSNQRVIDVPKTIQLGQVVLYAEETNV, encoded by the coding sequence TTGAGATATCACAATATAACCAAAGATGATATGAAAAATGGCGAGGGGCTCCGGGTTGTTCTTTGGGTTTCCGGATGCTCCCATCACTGTGAAGGCTGTCAGAACCCGATAACCTGGGATCCGGAATGCGGACTTAACTTTGACGGGGAAGCAAAGGAGGAGATTTTTGAACAGCTGCAGCAGGACTATATTTCGGGTATCACATTTTCAGGCGGCGATCCGCTGTTTCCGGGTAACAGAGAAGAAGTTTATTTACTTTCCAAGGCAGTCAAAGCCAGATATCCGGATAAGACCATCTGGCTCTATACCGGATACCTTTGGGAAGAGATACAGCATGAACCGATTATAAACTACCTGGATGTTGTTGTGGATGGAAGGTATATGGAGTCCGAACGGAACGTAACCCTGCCCTGGAAGGGCAGTTCTAACCAGAGAGTTATCGATGTACCAAAGACGATACAACTGGGGCAGGTCGTACTTTATGCGGAGGAGACAAACGTTTAG
- a CDS encoding aldose 1-epimerase family protein — protein MRYQLCNDKLSVEIQSLGGELCSLKTADDSEYLWQGDEKFWDGQAPNLFPYIGRMTNKSYTYKGKEYHMDIHGFIKKKQLTVEDQGRDFITFRLDSDDETRREYPFEFTYMVHYQLEDAKINISYEVVNRDQDKMYFGVGGHPGFCVPNQAGAEFTDYYLEFEEGIHPLRVGFSEACFVDGTEAPFKLNEGKYLELKHELFHEDAIVLKDAGSSVELRCKKGGLTVRLDFPELPYFGIWHAPKTEAPYVCLEPWSSLPSRQGIVEEFTSQDNLVSLEPEKTYVNNWSIEIR, from the coding sequence ATGAGATATCAGCTTTGTAATGATAAACTTTCGGTGGAAATTCAATCCCTGGGTGGGGAGCTTTGCTCCTTAAAGACAGCGGATGATTCGGAGTATCTGTGGCAGGGAGATGAGAAGTTCTGGGACGGTCAGGCTCCGAATCTCTTTCCATATATAGGAAGGATGACAAACAAGAGTTATACCTATAAAGGGAAAGAATATCATATGGATATTCACGGCTTCATAAAGAAGAAGCAGCTGACTGTGGAGGACCAGGGGAGAGATTTCATAACCTTTCGTCTGGACAGTGATGATGAAACCAGAAGAGAATATCCATTCGAATTCACATACATGGTTCATTATCAGTTAGAAGATGCAAAAATTAACATCAGCTATGAGGTTGTAAACAGAGATCAGGATAAGATGTATTTCGGGGTGGGCGGACATCCGGGATTTTGTGTACCAAATCAAGCAGGGGCAGAATTCACCGACTATTACCTGGAGTTTGAAGAAGGGATTCATCCATTAAGAGTTGGATTTTCAGAGGCATGTTTTGTAGATGGAACAGAAGCCCCGTTTAAGCTGAACGAAGGGAAATATCTGGAGCTTAAGCATGAATTGTTTCATGAGGATGCGATTGTATTGAAAGATGCCGGAAGCTCTGTGGAACTAAGATGTAAAAAGGGTGGATTGACTGTCCGGCTGGACTTTCCTGAACTTCCTTATTTTGGCATATGGCATGCGCCGAAAACAGAAGCGCCGTATGTCTGTCTGGAGCCATGGTCATCCTTACCGTCCAGACAGGGAATCGTGGAGGAATTTACCAGCCAGGATAATCTTGTATCACTGGAGCCCGAGAAAACTTATGTAAATAATTGGAGTATCGAGATACGCTGA
- a CDS encoding IclR family transcriptional regulator translates to MNQKNPIQVADRLFVTLETLARTGPMALADLSRQLELNKSTTHRLLSSLIYMGYAKQDPDSQKYDLSLKILNLSNLLLGRMDILEQVRPYLKNLSQKTGETVHLVQLDGIDAVYIYKEESYQNSVRMFSRVGNRIPLYCSGVGKAIAADMEESQIHALWEASDIQKLTPHTITDYSVFLERLDKVRKDGFALDDEENEVGVRCIAVSIPDYSGHPKYAFSISAPIARMTDERIAEVSQIILKVKDKIVNDL, encoded by the coding sequence ATGAATCAAAAAAATCCCATACAAGTGGCTGACCGACTGTTTGTAACACTGGAGACCCTGGCCAGAACCGGGCCTATGGCCCTGGCTGATCTCAGTCGCCAGCTTGAATTAAATAAAAGCACCACCCACCGTCTCCTATCGTCTCTGATTTATATGGGTTATGCAAAACAGGATCCGGACAGTCAGAAATATGATCTTTCATTGAAAATTTTAAATCTCTCCAACCTGTTGCTCGGCCGGATGGACATTCTGGAACAGGTACGCCCTTATCTGAAAAATCTTTCACAGAAGACCGGAGAGACCGTACATCTTGTTCAACTGGATGGAATAGATGCCGTATACATCTATAAGGAAGAATCGTATCAGAATTCGGTCCGCATGTTCTCAAGGGTTGGAAACAGGATTCCCCTCTATTGTTCCGGCGTGGGCAAGGCAATTGCAGCGGATATGGAGGAAAGCCAGATCCATGCACTCTGGGAGGCCAGTGACATTCAAAAACTGACACCCCATACGATTACAGATTATTCTGTATTTCTGGAACGATTAGATAAAGTTCGAAAAGATGGATTTGCCCTGGATGATGAAGAAAATGAAGTGGGGGTGAGGTGCATCGCAGTCAGCATTCCGGATTACAGCGGACATCCCAAATATGCATTTTCCATATCGGCACCCATAGCACGTATGACGGACGAGCGCATTGCGGAGGTGTCCCAAATCATTTTAAAAGTCAAAGATAAAATAGTAAATGATTTATAA
- a CDS encoding L,D-transpeptidase family protein: MGYDDNNFQEQLEKELENFMGQPVPEYQEKQEDREDDYRYDAYGGDGSNNRKSGKVKIIVLSVLAVLFVTLAGVYGGYTYYYNSRFLKGTMINNTDCSGLTVNQAEANIRDQVEKYGLELEFQDGQKSEIRGTDVNLAYVPDGSIEKLKEEQNPFLWFKGVFGGSENYEFKAGIKYDEEKLNQIVTAMPQMQAANMEEPSDAKVEFVDTRFQVTPEVNGSKLDMDKVMKGIQETMESGEKKLSLEKLGAYIRPGVTADDKTLKAQADRLNELTASSITYQLPAGDQVLDGSTLKDWLTVDENGSYSKDETAWNQHIAEYVAAMAQAVNTYDTDAKFNATGLGEITVKGKYGFQINQEAEVAQLTEELANHTVTTRKPNFSHEALYYENNGFGNSYVEIDLSRQYVWVYKDGALAVETGCVSGMMTSDRWTPPGIFTLTFKKSPSVLRGPKKEDGTYEWESPVTYWMPFNGGIGLHDATWRSSSQFGTNTYKRSGSHGCINLPKSKAQAIYEIIDKSMPIICYYSEPYSVGASTKKSISSSANKTPTQAPTEAPTKTPTKTPTENPQTPTPDPTEAPTPEQTPTDPPPTDTPAPETPNE, translated from the coding sequence ATGGGATATGATGATAATAATTTCCAGGAACAACTGGAAAAGGAACTGGAAAATTTCATGGGACAGCCGGTTCCGGAATATCAGGAGAAGCAGGAAGACAGAGAGGATGATTATCGCTATGACGCGTATGGCGGAGACGGCAGCAATAACAGAAAATCAGGGAAGGTCAAAATCATAGTACTTTCCGTGCTTGCAGTACTCTTTGTGACGCTTGCCGGCGTATACGGTGGATATACTTACTACTACAACAGTCGTTTCTTAAAAGGAACGATGATTAACAATACGGATTGCAGCGGCCTGACAGTGAATCAGGCTGAAGCGAATATCCGGGATCAGGTAGAGAAGTACGGACTGGAACTGGAATTTCAGGACGGACAAAAATCAGAGATCAGGGGAACTGATGTGAATCTTGCGTATGTTCCCGATGGAAGTATAGAAAAACTCAAAGAAGAGCAGAATCCGTTCCTGTGGTTCAAAGGAGTGTTTGGAGGTTCCGAGAATTACGAATTTAAGGCAGGCATAAAGTATGATGAGGAGAAGCTGAATCAGATCGTTACAGCAATGCCTCAGATGCAGGCCGCTAATATGGAAGAACCTTCCGATGCCAAAGTAGAATTTGTGGATACCAGGTTTCAGGTGACCCCGGAAGTAAATGGAAGTAAACTGGATATGGATAAGGTCATGAAGGGTATTCAGGAAACGATGGAAAGTGGAGAAAAGAAACTTTCTTTAGAAAAACTGGGAGCGTATATCAGGCCTGGAGTGACGGCGGATGATAAAACTTTGAAAGCTCAGGCAGACCGGCTGAATGAACTTACGGCCAGCAGCATCACCTATCAGCTTCCGGCCGGTGATCAGGTATTGGACGGTTCCACACTGAAGGACTGGCTTACCGTGGATGAAAATGGTTCCTATTCGAAAGACGAGACGGCGTGGAATCAGCATATTGCTGAATATGTGGCCGCCATGGCTCAGGCAGTCAACACCTATGACACGGATGCCAAATTCAATGCGACAGGATTGGGTGAAATTACGGTTAAAGGGAAGTATGGATTCCAAATCAATCAGGAGGCGGAAGTGGCACAGCTGACAGAAGAGCTGGCCAATCATACGGTAACTACACGAAAACCGAATTTTTCCCATGAAGCGTTGTACTATGAGAATAACGGGTTTGGAAATTCTTATGTGGAAATAGATTTGAGCCGTCAGTATGTATGGGTATATAAAGACGGAGCATTGGCAGTGGAGACAGGGTGTGTATCGGGAATGATGACCTCTGACCGCTGGACACCTCCGGGTATATTTACATTGACCTTTAAAAAATCACCATCTGTGTTACGGGGACCGAAGAAAGAGGACGGAACCTATGAGTGGGAATCTCCGGTGACGTACTGGATGCCGTTTAATGGAGGAATTGGTTTACATGATGCAACCTGGCGCTCCTCCAGCCAATTTGGGACGAATACTTATAAGCGGAGCGGCTCTCATGGCTGCATCAACCTTCCAAAGAGTAAGGCGCAGGCTATCTATGAAATTATTGATAAGAGTATGCCGATTATCTGCTATTATTCAGAACCATATAGTGTGGGAGCGTCTACGAAGAAGAGTATTTCCTCCTCCGCAAACAAGACCCCTACACAGGCTCCGACAGAAGCACCAACCAAGACGCCAACAAAAACACCGACGGAAAATCCCCAGACACCAACACCAGATCCAACGGAAGCACCCACTCCGGAACAGACGCCTACAGATCCGCCGCCAACTGATACGCCGGCTCCGGAAACTCCGAATGAATAA